Within Actinobaculum sp. 313, the genomic segment GATACATGTCCACACGCACGGTGTCCCAGTCCTCACCGCGGGCACGTTCGCTCTTCCATACGGCCGCGGCGAGATACTGTTGATCCGGCGTAGCGTCGCGTCCGACGACGTCGTCGTCGAACAGGGTTGCGGCCGTTGCCGGACGGCACTGGGCAACGATCGTGAATGACCCGCTATCGTCTGGCACGAGTAGCAGGAGGTCTGAGAACGAGAGGTCACTGATGATCTGCCAGTCGCCCACAAGTAGGTGCAACCACTCGCGGTCGACCGACGTGAGGTGCGGAGCGCGTCTGAGGATATTCGTCAATGATGGCACTCAACAAGAATAGGCCCAATCAGGCACAATAGAGACCATGCAGATCAAACACAGCTTGACCTTCGAGGCCACCACCGAGCAAATCATCGCCGCCCTGTTATCCGAAGAGCTTGCCGCCAAGCGTATGGCACTGTTCGGAGTCACCGACTTCACTCACCGGATTGACGGCACGACGGCAACTACAGATGCGACCGTCCCGCCCGAGAAATTCCCCAGCCAAGTACGCAGCTTCCTCAAGTCTGCGGCGCATGTCACAGTGACACAACAGGCTGGCGGAGATGTGATCACACTGAGCGTCGATCCGCACGGCCTGCCCGCCGAGTTGGCCGGCACGATTGAACTCACGGCGGGTAGCCCGACTGTGGCCGAACTCGTCGCCGACCTGAAGGTGCGGATCCCCATCGTTGGCGGCAAGATCGAACGAAAGGCGTCTGATCGTGTGGGCCGTCTGCTCGCACGC encodes:
- a CDS encoding DUF2505 domain-containing protein, whose translation is MQIKHSLTFEATTEQIIAALLSEELAAKRMALFGVTDFTHRIDGTTATTDATVPPEKFPSQVRSFLKSAAHVTVTQQAGGDVITLSVDPHGLPAELAGTIELTAGSPTVAELVADLKVRIPIVGGKIERKASDRVGRLLARDQQLVAEVISERG